The Lepeophtheirus salmonis chromosome 1, UVic_Lsal_1.4, whole genome shotgun sequence genome has a segment encoding these proteins:
- the LOC121131828 gene encoding sodium/potassium-transporting ATPase subunit beta, with amino-acid sequence MEEKLQFAEEDRLSVSYKNSFKTYLYNPYNRDILGRSLLSWAKVLLYSFLFSIFTTFIFTISLWTFYQTLDSHTPKLQLNSSFIGSNPGLGFRPLLKDTNPYSSLIHFIHGGSGTWGDLTENLIDFLKQYDPGHWANAGTSQTKCHWTSGPRSKQDACEFNKEWLSNIGADIKCIEEENFGFSFGKPCILIKLNKIYGWNPEPFYNFTEVEEHPTMPKLLKMHIMDTWRTECAGKGEEIENKCPELNMVWLHCDGETAADKEHIGPLTYTPYRGFPAYYFPFYNQIGYLQPVVMVQLLAPSPGVIMNIECTPWAKGMVHDRVTKRGMVHFEFLMD; translated from the exons atgGAGGAAAAACTACAATTTGCCGAGGAGGATCGATTGTCCGTATCGTATAAAAACTCTTTCAAAACTTATCTCTATAACCCTTACAATCGTGACATACTTGGCCGCTCCCTACTCTCATGGGCCAAAGTGCTTTTATACTCATTCCTCTTCTCCATTTTCACCACGtttatttttaccatttctCTTTGGACATTCTATCAAACCTTGGATTCACATACTCCTAAGCTGCAGTTAAATAGCTCTTTCATTGGTTCAAATCCAGGTCTAGGGTTCAGACCTCTTCTCAAGGATACAAATCCATATTCATCTCTAATTCATTTCATCCATGGTGGATCTGGAACGTGGGGTGATTTGACAGAAAATCTCATagactttttaaaacaatatgatCCTGGACATTGGGCAAATGCTGGAACTTCACAGACTAAATGTCATTGGACATCTGGACCTCGTAGTAAACAAGACGCTTGTGAATTTAATAAAGAATGGCTTTCAAATATAG GTGCGGATATTAAGTGTATTGAAGAGGAAAACTTTGGATTTAGTTTTGGAAAACCCTGCATTTTGATCAAGCTAAACAAGATCTATGGATGGAATCCGGAgcctttttacaattttacagAAGTCGAGGAGCATCCAACAATGCCGAAATTACTCAAGATGCACATTATGGACACATGGCGTACAGAATGTGCTGGAAAAGGAGAAGAAATTGAGAACAAGTGCCCAGAGCTCAACATGGTCTGGCTTCACTGTGATGGAGAAACAGCAGCTGATAAAGAGCACATAGGTCCTCTTACCTACACACCCTATAGAGGATTCCCAGCTTACTACTTCCCATTTTACAATCAAATTGGATACCTTCAGCCCGTTGTCATGGTACAATTATTAGCTCCCAGTCCAGGGGTTATTATGAACATTGAGTGTACTCCTTGGGCTAAAGGAATGGTGCATGATCGTGTTACGAAACGGGGTATGGTGCATTTTGAATTTCTTATGGACTGA